One genomic region from Listeria monocytogenes encodes:
- the sdaAA gene encoding L-serine ammonia-lyase, iron-sulfur-dependent, subunit alpha — protein sequence MFRTVAELVDIAERENLTIAEIMIKREMNISGLPREEITAAMERNLDIMEEAIREGEAGVTSTTGLTGGDAVLMQDYIKKGNFLSGEVLLDSVAKAIATNEVNASMGVICATPTAGSAGVVPGVLFSLKDRLEMTREDMVNFLFTAGAFGYVVANNAFISGAAGGCQAEIGSASAMASAAIVAAAGGTPEQSAHAMAMTMKNMLGLVCDPVAGLVEVPCVKRNALGSSQAIISADMALAGIKSRIPCDEVIEAMHRVGLQMPSSLRETAEGGLAATPTGRAIQRKIFGLSPEDKRE from the coding sequence ATGTTTAGAACTGTAGCAGAATTAGTAGATATTGCTGAACGCGAGAACCTAACTATTGCTGAAATTATGATTAAGCGTGAAATGAATATTTCTGGTTTACCGCGGGAAGAAATAACGGCTGCGATGGAACGGAATTTAGATATTATGGAAGAAGCTATTCGTGAAGGTGAGGCGGGTGTTACTTCTACAACTGGATTAACAGGCGGAGATGCTGTCCTCATGCAAGACTATATCAAAAAAGGAAACTTCTTATCAGGTGAAGTGTTACTTGATTCTGTAGCAAAAGCAATCGCGACCAATGAAGTTAATGCTTCGATGGGAGTTATTTGCGCCACCCCAACTGCAGGGAGTGCCGGAGTTGTACCAGGTGTACTTTTTTCTTTAAAAGATCGTCTGGAAATGACTCGTGAGGATATGGTTAACTTTTTATTCACAGCAGGTGCCTTTGGTTATGTTGTTGCGAATAATGCTTTTATAAGTGGGGCAGCAGGTGGTTGTCAGGCGGAAATTGGTTCTGCAAGTGCGATGGCTTCAGCAGCGATTGTAGCAGCAGCCGGCGGAACTCCCGAACAATCAGCACATGCTATGGCAATGACGATGAAAAATATGCTTGGACTTGTTTGTGATCCAGTAGCGGGACTTGTGGAAGTACCATGTGTTAAACGTAATGCTCTTGGTTCCTCGCAAGCAATTATTTCAGCAGATATGGCACTTGCAGGTATTAAGAGCCGCATTCCATGTGATGAAGTAATTGAAGCAATGCACCGCGTAGGCTTACAAATGCCAAGCTCTTTAAGAGAAACGGCAGAAGGAGGATTGGCGGCTACACCGACTGGACGTGCAATTCAGCGGAAGATTTTCGGACTGTCGCCAGAAGATAAGCGTGAGTGA
- the sdaAB gene encoding L-serine ammonia-lyase, iron-sulfur-dependent subunit beta yields the protein MKFNSVFDIIGPVMIGPSSSHTAGASRIGAIARAVFNEQPSQVDIHLYGSFAKTYKGHGTDVALIGGLLGFEPDDPRMKESPKLAEEWGMRIQFIEEVEEPPHPNTVKLVLKHGMQQMTLIGASIGGGKVEIIRLNEFELEFTGTAPAILILHQDKFGAIAAVSSVIADHKINIGQMKVSRKVKGDEALMVIEVDQQVEQALISKIAELSGIYQVASVMI from the coding sequence GTGAAATTTAATAGCGTATTTGATATTATTGGTCCAGTAATGATTGGTCCGTCAAGTTCTCATACTGCCGGTGCTAGTCGTATTGGTGCCATTGCACGAGCTGTTTTTAATGAACAACCATCCCAAGTAGATATTCATTTATATGGTTCTTTTGCCAAAACCTATAAAGGTCACGGTACAGATGTAGCACTGATTGGTGGATTGCTCGGTTTTGAGCCAGATGATCCGCGTATGAAAGAATCACCGAAGCTTGCTGAAGAGTGGGGCATGCGTATTCAGTTTATTGAAGAAGTGGAAGAGCCGCCTCATCCAAATACTGTAAAGTTAGTATTAAAACATGGCATGCAACAAATGACATTAATTGGTGCATCCATTGGTGGAGGCAAAGTAGAGATTATTCGCTTAAACGAATTCGAACTAGAATTCACTGGAACTGCTCCAGCTATCCTTATTTTACATCAAGACAAATTTGGCGCGATTGCTGCAGTATCTTCCGTGATTGCCGACCATAAAATCAATATCGGTCAAATGAAAGTGTCCCGTAAAGTAAAAGGCGACGAAGCGTTAATGGTCATTGAAGTAGACCAACAAGTTGAACAAGCTTTAATTAGCAAAATCGCTGAATTATCAGGGATTTATCAAGTAGCAAGTGTCATGATTTAG